Proteins found in one Cheilinus undulatus linkage group 9, ASM1832078v1, whole genome shotgun sequence genomic segment:
- the LOC121514803 gene encoding UDP-glucuronosyltransferase 2C1-like produces the protein MKGPCFSLITFALLLIQLSSASGGKILVFPLDGSHWVNMKVLIEELHAKGHEVTVIRTSDSWYITEKSPLYISVTLPRPNGFEENFDTYLTQQLELRLQDKHTSFWTHIWTQYQMQQVVMDQFSQFHKGMSEMVVQMFEDENLMKALHEAKYDVVLTDPGIGGGAMLARRLQVPLVFNVRWTIQGEAHLLIAPSPLSYIPFTATEFTDKMTFFQRVANVLSYFLGMHTMSKMTRPHYKPLVEKYFGPTVDYSTFFLDADIWLMRNDFVFEYPRPTMPNIVYMGGFQCKPPKPLPANLEEFVQSSGDHGVIVMTLGTLVAKLPQEVTEEIAAAFAQLPQKVIWRYTGQKPANLGSNTLTVNWLPQKDLLGHPKTKAFVTHGGTNGVQEAIHHGVPVVGLPLFFDQPDNLSRIRAKGGAVIVDIAVLDRHIFEEALRAVLYNSSYRENMQTLSRLHRDQPMKPLDQAVFWIEYVIRHKGGHHLKSQSYKMSWFVYHSVDVITALLAVIFLASFICFLFVRFVWRKVFVGRKVKNE, from the coding sequence ATGAAGGggccttgtttttcactgatcACCTTTGCTCTACTCCTGATTCAACTATCCAGTGCAAGTGGGGGCAAAATCCTGGTGTTTCCACTGGATGGAAGCCATTGGGTAAACATGAAAGTACTCATAGAGGAGCTGCACGCCAAAGGCCACGAGGTCACCGTGATCCGGACTTCAGACAGCTGGTACATCACTGAGAAGTCTCCCCTCTACATCTCTGTCACACTCCCTAGGCCTAATGGATTTGAGGAAAACTTTGACACCTATTTGACTCAACAGCTGGAGCTCCGACTTCAGGACAAGCATACGTCTTTTTGGACTCACATCTGGACTCAATATCAGATGCAGCAGGTAGTGATGGATCAGTTCTCTCAGTTCCATAAAGGAATGAGTGAAATGGTTGTTCAGATGTTTGAAGATGAAAACCTCATGAAGGCATTACACGAAGCAAAATATGATGTTGTTTTGACTGATCCAGGTATTGGCGGGGGAGCTATGCTTGCACGTCGACTGCAGGTTCCTCTTGTTTTCAATGTCAGATGGACCATTCAAGGTGAAGCTCATCTCCTTATCGCCCCTTCCCCTCTGTCATACATTCCCTTTACTGCAACAGAGTTCACAGATAAGATGACCTTCTTTCAAAGAGTGGCCAATGTTCTCAGTTACTTCCTTGGGATGCACACAATGTCTAAAATGACAAGACCTCATTACAAACCACTGGTTGAGAAATACTTTGGTCCTACTGTGGATTACTCAACGTTCTTCCTGGATGCTGACATTTGGCTGATGAggaatgattttgtttttgaataTCCACGTCCAACAATGCCAAACATCGTCTACATGGGTGGATTTCAGTGCAAACCTCCAAAGCCGCTCCCTGCAAACCTGGAGGAGTTTGTGCAAAGTTCTGGAGACCATGGCGTCATTGTGATGACTTTGGGAACATTAGTGGCAAAGCTTCCTCAGGAAGTCACTGAGGAGATTGCTGCAGCCTTTGCACAGCTGCCTCAGAAGGTTATATGGAGATACACAGGACAAAAGCCAGCCAACCTGGGCAGCAACACATTAACGGTCAACTGGCTGCCACAGAAAGACCTCTTGGGGCATCCAAAGACTAAAGCGTTCGTAACCCACGGAGGCACCAATGGGGTTCAAGAGGCAATTCACCATGGAGTACCCGTGGTCGGACTTCCCTTATTCTTCGATCAGCCGGATAATCTGTCCAGAATCCGAGCAAAGGGAGGAGCAGTCATCGTGGATATTGCTGTGCTTGACAGACACATCTTCGAAGAAGCTTTGAGGGCAGTTCTTTACAACTCCTCATACAGGGAAAACATGCAGACTCTCTCTAGGCTGCACAGAGATCAGCCCATGAAACCACTGGACCAGGCTGTGTTTTGGATCGAGTATGTCATTAGACATAAAGGAGGCCATCATCTGAAGTCGCAGTCCTACAAAATGTCCTGGTTTGTTTACCACTCTGTGGATGTCATCACTGCTTTGTTGGCTGTCATTTTTCTAGCATCattcatctgttttttatttgtaaggTTTGTGTGGAGGAAAGTTTTTGTGGggagaaaagttaaaaatgaatga
- the LOC121514693 gene encoding uncharacterized protein LOC121514693, with product MFEESRRHGWSIGKITNIIMGAEKTMIATFQQELKQHPFVSILVLGLVMVGVEKMLEEEFVCPCYSIAGNAFYVFFLALIPAATAVGLMVLIHGWHGCHAKNFLNFLPVLLWVALLLIDGRYVVCATTYWSGTFVSVKETFLKWCAPTSRISSRYSLEELRDHSCWLHTLSQVIGIVILFLLLLVFIKYVMYVARTRNSERSENGDQPSEKTEPNGPETLHLQEV from the exons ATGTTTGAAGAATCACGGAGGCATGGTTGGAGCATCGGCAAG atcaccaacatcatcatggGAGCAGAGAAAACCATGATTGCAACATTCCAGCAGGAGTTGAAACAACACCCTTTTGTGTCGATCCTGGTTTTAGGCTTGGTCATGGTCGGTGTGGAGAAGATGCTGGAAGAGGAGTTTGTCTGCCCTTGTTATTCCATTGCGGGGAACGCCTTCTATGTCTTCTTTTTAGCCTTGATTCCTGCCGCCACAGCTGTTGGGCTGATGGTGCTGATTCATGGTTGGCACGGTTGTCATgcaaaaaattttttaaactttcttccTGTCCTATTATGGGTGGCCCTGTTGTTGATCGATGGACGGTATGTGGTCTGTGCCACAACATACTGGTCAGGCACGTTTGTTTCTGTCAAGGAAACCTTCCTGAAATGGTGCGCACCAACCAGTAGAATATCTTCACGTTACTCCCTAGAGGAACTGCGGGATCACTCATGCTGGCTTCACACTTTGTCTCAG GTGATTGGAATTGTTATCCTCTTTCTTTTACTCTTGGTGTTCATCAAATATGTCATGTATGTGGCACGCACAAGAAACAGCGAACGATCTGAAAATGGTGATCAGCCCAGTGAAAAGACGGAACCCAACGGTCCTGAAACACTTCACCTTCAAGaagtttaa